The genomic interval AAGTCTATTAGGTATATTGTGTTTTTGTGTTTTATCATGTTGCTTGTTGTGAGGTCTCCGTGTACGAGGCCTGCTTTATGTAGTTTTCCTATGTTTTCTCCGATTTGTCTGTATTGACTGGGGGTTAGATTGTTGTATATGTTTTTTAGTTTTTCTCCGTTTATGTATTCGAATGTTATTGTGTATTTTTTTATGTCGAGTATTATTGGGGTTGGTATTCCTGCTTTACGTGCTTCTGATGTTATTTTTGCTTCTTTTTTTGTTCTTGTTTTTCTGATTTTATGGTCTAGTTCGGGATGTCTGTATGTTTTGGGTACTCTTTTTTTTAGGATTTTGTTTCCTTGTTGGTAGATTTGTGCTTCGGCGCCTTGGTCGATATATGTTTTTTTCATCTCCACCGTACCTCCACGGTGTCTGGCCTGTAGTTTGGTTTTATGTTTATGTTTGTTGTGTGTTTTATTCCTGATTTATACATTTTCAGTCCTGTGTGTGCTATCATTGCGCCGTTGTCGCTGAGAAATTCTGGTTTTGGTTTATATAATCTTGCGTCTCGGTTTTCAGCCATTGTTTCTAGCATGTTGGTGAGTCTTTTGTTGTTTGCTACTCCTCCGCATAATAGGATTTCGTTTTTGGAGAGGTGTGCTAGAGCTCTTTCTGTTACTTCGGTTAGCATTGCGAAAGCTGTTTCTTGTATGCTGTATGATATGTCTTGTTTTGGTTTTTTGTTTATTTGGTTTTCTGCTGATGTAATCAATCCTGAAAAAGAGAAATCCATTCCTTTCACTATGTATGGAAGTTCTATGAGTTTATTGCCTTTTTCAGCGAGTTTCTCTATTTTGGGTCCGCCTGGATGGTTTAAATCGATTTTTCTAGCGAATTTGTCAAGTGCATTTCCTATGCCTATATCTAGTGTTTCTCCGAAAACCCTGTATCTATTTGATCGGTATCCAAGGACTTGTGAGTTTGCACCGCTTACGTAAAGCACTACAGGGTCTTCACAACCTGTTTTCCACCTACCAACCTCTATGTGAGCGATACAGTGGTTTACTCCTACAATCGGTATATCTAGGGATAGTGATAGTGTTCGGGCTGCAGTAGCTACTACACGTAGGCATTGTCCCATTCCTGGGCCTTGAGAAAAAGATATTAGGTCTATTTCGGTTGGCTTAATCTCTGCTTTTTTTATCGCTTTGTCGATCACCGAGGCGATGTTGTCTGCGTGGTGTTGAGAGGCTTCTCTAGGGTGGATGCCTCCTGAGTTTGGTTGGTATGGCTTGGAGATGTGGGATAAAACTTTGTTTTCATTTACAACCCCTACAGATAGGTTCCAAGCGGTTCCCTCTATACCCAGGGCTTTCATTTGTTGTACCATGCCTTAAAAATAGGTTTTTGTGGGATATGGGTTGTTTTATTTAAACTCTGTGTACCCACATTTACCACAAGCGAGTCTGTCTCCGTGGTCAGCCATAAAAACGCCTTTTCCACATCGAGGACAGTTTTCTCTCTTTTTCTCTATTTCACCATCTTTAACTTCGTAGATGTCTTTTTTGTTCAAGTTTATTCCTCCGACTCTTCTTCAACGTCTTTTTTTTCATTTACATTACGTTCAACAATGTGGTCTTGTTCAATTTCTTTCAAGTCGTCCATACGGGTGTATACTTTTGCATATCCTTCTGTAATACCTAAACCAGTCTTCGTTTTTAGACTGTCTATAACTAGCAGTGACTTGGTTAGGTCTTCTTCCGCTGCAATCTTCGCTTTCACTTCGGATCTGGTTGGCGTTGCATTCCCCATGTGATCAACTTTAAACTTTAGCTCTTCTCTCTTTACTGCTGGATTTTCCTTTCTTTCAACGATATCTATCTCCATCATATCTCCTCCATCATATCTAAAAAAACCTTAACTTTATCCTTACAATCTCTATCAACAGTGACAGAAACCAATCCTTCCTTAGGTTGTCCATATAGGATTATATAACCTTCCGGTGCATAAAGCGCGACAGGCAACACAGCAAGGTCTTCTTCACCAATAACTGAAACAAGATATGGTTCACCTAAATCAAGACCTTCTTTAATAGCGTTTATCAAATCGGTAGTTATGTGGCCAGCCGGATTACGAACCGTCTTTTTTTTATAACTCCAATCCTCAACCGCGTCCTTTATCTCCTGACTTGCTTCTTCACGCATGACACGTCCATCCACAACCGCTAAAGCAGGAACAACATCTTCTCTAAGCAGTTTGTATGTAGTTACATCACCTACAGTAACAATACCACTATAGCTGGATTCCTCTAAAACCTCTTGAAACGAACTTTCATCCCTATGAAGCTCCCCAAGCGGTTTCTTCAACTTAGAACGTAAATCCGCCTGTAACCTAAATGTCAAATTACCTTACCTTCAATGCATATTTTCCAGGATGTTCCACATTCAGTTTACCAGCAATCTTAGACCTTTTAGGGTCTAAAATAACAACATATCCAGTCCATGACTCCGTCAACGAACTAGACCTACATATAGGACACGTATCACTTTCCTTAACTATTCTATAACAATTCCGACAAGCAGCGTCCACCATAATCAATCACCCGGCCTGATAGGTGCATCAGGATATTCCTCCCTATACTCATCCATATCTAAATCATGAGTTGCCAAATGACTACCAGTTATAGCCTTATATTCCTTGCCACAAACCCGACACTCAACAAACTCATTTTCTTCATCAACTTCTTCACTTTCTTCTTCAACTTCTTCACTTTCTTTTTTCTCTGGTTTATCTTCGTCGGTTTCTATTGGTTTGTCTTCTAGGTCGAGAACAACCTCTTCAACTTCTTCTTGGGGTTCTTCTTTGGGTTTTTCTTTTGGTGTTTCTTTGGTTTTTGTTTCGGGTTCTTGTTCTTCTGTTTCCGGCTTTTTGTCTTCTCCGATTACTTTTCGTATTTGGACTTCTGTTTTCTCTGCTTTTTCTTCGTCTTTGTCGATTTTTCCGAGTACTGGTTGTCGCATTGTTAGGCCGATTTTGGATTCTTTGGGGTCTTGTTCG from Methanonatronarchaeum thermophilum carries:
- a CDS encoding DNA-directed RNA polymerase, whose product is MYRELEAIDTVRVPPTRLDEPRDKVIKEMLENKIEGKIDRKLGMFVAVTEITEAGGGKLIPNDAGVYYNVTFKCITYRPEMQEIIEGEVVEIVDFGAFIGIGPMDALLHVSQITSDYVSYDEKNARLVGKESDFSLDEGDYVTARIIAVSLNEQDPKESKIGLTMRQPVLGKIDKDEEKAEKTEVQIRKVIGEDKKPETEEQEPETKTKETPKEKPKEEPQEEVEEVVLDLEDKPIETDEDKPEKKESEEVEEESEEVDEENEFVECRVCGKEYKAITGSHLATHDLDMDEYREEYPDAPIRPGD
- a CDS encoding GTP-dependent dephospho-CoA kinase family protein, with translation MKKPLGELHRDESSFQEVLEESSYSGIVTVGDVTTYKLLREDVVPALAVVDGRVMREEASQEIKDAVEDWSYKKKTVRNPAGHITTDLINAIKEGLDLGEPYLVSVIGEEDLAVLPVALYAPEGYIILYGQPKEGLVSVTVDRDCKDKVKVFLDMMEEI
- a CDS encoding 30S ribosomal protein S27ae, encoding MNKKDIYEVKDGEIEKKRENCPRCGKGVFMADHGDRLACGKCGYTEFK
- the spt4 gene encoding transcription elongation factor subunit Spt4, giving the protein MVDAACRNCYRIVKESDTCPICRSSSLTESWTGYVVILDPKRSKIAGKLNVEHPGKYALKVR
- a CDS encoding bifunctional N(6)-L-threonylcarbamoyladenine synthase/serine/threonine protein kinase, with protein sequence MKALGIEGTAWNLSVGVVNENKVLSHISKPYQPNSGGIHPREASQHHADNIASVIDKAIKKAEIKPTEIDLISFSQGPGMGQCLRVVATAARTLSLSLDIPIVGVNHCIAHIEVGRWKTGCEDPVVLYVSGANSQVLGYRSNRYRVFGETLDIGIGNALDKFARKIDLNHPGGPKIEKLAEKGNKLIELPYIVKGMDFSFSGLITSAENQINKKPKQDISYSIQETAFAMLTEVTERALAHLSKNEILLCGGVANNKRLTNMLETMAENRDARLYKPKPEFLSDNGAMIAHTGLKMYKSGIKHTTNINIKPNYRPDTVEVRWR
- a CDS encoding Kae1-associated kinase Bud32, which gives rise to MKKTYIDQGAEAQIYQQGNKILKKRVPKTYRHPELDHKIRKTRTKKEAKITSEARKAGIPTPIILDIKKYTITFEYINGEKLKNIYNNLTPSQYRQIGENIGKLHKAGLVHGDLTTSNMIKHKNTIYLIDFGLAEYDKHIESRGVDLHILLQSIKATHKPNNSIKQIKNGYKNTFPKHKKTFKRLNEIQKRGRYTQ